One stretch of Methanococcus voltae DNA includes these proteins:
- a CDS encoding DMT family transporter, with the protein MVNLKKMVKKDVNKAYIAATLNATLIGLTFLFTKYALVYVEPFEVLSLKFIIAFTFLAFILKLGVKKVNFKKLLEFKKEMLALGIFQPVLFFGFQVFGLKYLGIAQVGILYSIAPVVTTIFGILILKETINLKQAMFMAISIIGIIYIYIMRGMGGYFNPANESSILGVIFILISIFATSMYAVSSRKLSKNLDPITITYGMMLIGAIVFTALNIGISAFYGVPNIFTKLYVLGPELLNVNFISSILYLGIVVSVITSFLVNYSLSKIKAAEYSIISKLSVVVSIVSAIIFMNEMVALYQIIGVSAVILGVIGANYYSEH; encoded by the coding sequence GTGGTTAATCTAAAAAAAATGGTTAAAAAAGACGTTAATAAAGCGTATATCGCTGCTACATTAAACGCCACGTTAATCGGTTTGACATTCTTATTTACCAAATATGCCTTAGTATATGTAGAGCCTTTTGAAGTATTGTCCCTTAAATTCATTATAGCGTTTACTTTTCTAGCATTTATATTAAAATTAGGTGTAAAAAAGGTTAATTTTAAAAAATTATTGGAATTTAAAAAAGAAATGTTGGCTTTGGGAATATTTCAACCAGTGTTATTTTTTGGTTTTCAAGTTTTTGGACTTAAATATTTAGGTATTGCACAAGTCGGTATATTATATTCGATAGCTCCTGTAGTAACCACCATTTTCGGGATACTAATTTTAAAAGAAACCATAAATTTAAAACAAGCAATGTTTATGGCAATTTCTATTATTGGGATAATATATATTTATATTATGAGAGGTATGGGTGGTTATTTCAATCCTGCGAATGAATCTAGCATATTGGGTGTTATATTTATATTAATTTCCATATTTGCGACTTCAATGTATGCCGTATCTAGCAGGAAGCTTTCTAAGAACCTTGACCCAATAACAATTACCTATGGTATGATGTTAATAGGCGCGATTGTTTTTACAGCGTTAAATATCGGAATTTCGGCATTTTATGGCGTTCCAAATATATTTACTAAATTATATGTTTTAGGTCCCGAACTATTAAATGTTAACTTTATATCATCTATATTATATTTAGGTATTGTAGTATCAGTTATTACGTCATTCCTGGTTAATTATAGTTTAAGTAAGATAAAAGCTGCAGAATATTCAATTATATCAAAATTATCGGTTGTAGTATCTATAGTTTCGGCAATTATATTTATGAATGAGATGGTTGCCTTATATCAAATTATAGGGGTTTCTGCAGTGATATTGGGCGTAATAGGGGCTAATTATTACAGTGAACACTAG
- a CDS encoding DUF61 family protein, translating to MDKKTNDIVNNNTSNFINININKNNELGKTLNNSSLSNKHIYGLISGIKTNSFTKKTLGELLNEDKPAVMVNGERHRIKQRELDYLKDIASKDLKIPIVLQVDSNLNEGTIKIEGIDEVNVISKILKKEINKFEENNLLYIYKPELRIVRQKLPTTTTYLFRMGID from the coding sequence ATGGATAAAAAAACTAATGATATTGTCAATAATAATACCAGTAATTTTATCAATATAAATATTAATAAAAATAATGAATTGGGGAAAACATTAAACAACAGCTCTTTATCTAACAAACATATTTACGGACTTATTAGTGGGATAAAAACAAATTCATTTACCAAAAAAACTTTAGGGGAACTTTTAAACGAAGATAAACCTGCAGTTATGGTAAATGGGGAAAGACATAGGATAAAACAGAGAGAATTAGATTATCTAAAAGATATTGCTTCAAAAGATTTGAAAATACCAATTGTTTTACAGGTAGATTCTAATTTAAACGAAGGTACTATTAAAATAGAAGGAATAGATGAAGTAAATGTAATTTCTAAAATATTAAAGAAAGAAATTAATAAATTTGAAGAAAATAACTTATTATACATATATAAACCAGAATTAAGAATCGTTAGGCAAAAATTGCCAACTACTACAACTTATTTGTTCAGAATGGGTATAGATTAA
- a CDS encoding helix-turn-helix transcriptional regulator, with the protein MDNKIKVFRAMNDLTQDELAKKIGVTRQTISAIEKGKYDPSLIIAFKLSKLFNVSIEEIFTYDE; encoded by the coding sequence ATGGACAATAAAATAAAAGTTTTTCGAGCGATGAATGATTTAACGCAAGACGAACTTGCCAAAAAAATAGGGGTTACTCGACAGACCATTTCTGCGATAGAAAAGGGCAAATATGACCCTTCATTGATTATTGCGTTTAAATTATCAAAATTATTTAATGTATCGATTGAAGAAATTTTTACATACGACGAATAA
- a CDS encoding DUF2178 domain-containing protein — protein sequence MNYESYKKYRLLVMAYVAILTMYGVTIKEVLVVFGAVLSGMLFMFLLRRNLDKEEVLVDELVLKVSEKAANASLGLCTVVFAVVGLILMNIVSILSFIDGAPVYAQPWEGHVTTGIALSWSAMALLLSFIGFKYYFGKKYGLIGRSRRCD from the coding sequence ATGAATTACGAATCATATAAGAAGTACAGATTACTTGTTATGGCTTACGTGGCAATATTGACAATGTACGGTGTAACAATAAAAGAAGTTTTAGTAGTATTTGGAGCAGTATTGTCTGGAATGCTATTTATGTTCTTATTGAGAAGAAATTTAGATAAAGAAGAAGTTCTTGTAGATGAACTAGTTTTAAAAGTAAGTGAAAAAGCAGCTAATGCCTCATTGGGTTTATGTACAGTGGTTTTTGCAGTAGTTGGTTTAATACTAATGAATATAGTCTCTATACTTAGTTTTATTGACGGAGCGCCTGTTTATGCACAACCTTGGGAGGGGCACGTGACTACAGGTATAGCACTTTCTTGGTCAGCTATGGCTTTATTACTTTCATTTATCGGATTTAAATATTATTTCGGTAAAAAATACGGTTTAATCGGTCGCTCAAGACGGTGTGATTAA
- the tfrB gene encoding fumarate reductase (CoM/CoB) subunit TfrB, whose product MKNTDDLLIPIYIMRNKIFKKYMVPSDLTIIEALEYLNNNGYEIKYRSSCKAGQCGSCAVTVDGLPKLACKTKVKEDMKIEPLRNFDLIEDLVVNREEYYKAQKEFENWIHETSEVEEEKIEKIEKNKENNDKKDNLKILSDEDLFKSISDIGSVRNCIDCMSCMSTCPARMYSDYMGPTFMRLLARYARDARDNKDRVKEAFEKNLYNCTTCGRCIKVCPNNIDTVHNAVEKLRELSFKKGLYLENHLDVRKNITENPAKRTVTKPEAPKIGFLEDVINNPKKFNNEFTEKIVIENKDNINKSVEYVAKNSKVTVALFTGCLMDYRLQELGMSGIRVLNAHGISVIIPINQVCCGSPLIRTGQTDVAKELKNINLGIFDKLFADKSLDSIVTLCAGCGSTLKNDYGEKEFVVKDITELLVEKGLLNYKPCKLKVTYHDPCHLKRGQDIFEQPRIILNSIPELEFIEMEIPDQCCGAGGGVRSGKPEVAYKIGEKKTEMILETKADYVITVCPFCNYHIADCLSKVSNIPVMNIVKLLDKVI is encoded by the coding sequence ATGAAAAATACTGACGATTTATTGATTCCGATATATATTATGCGAAATAAAATATTTAAGAAATACATGGTACCGAGTGATTTAACCATTATAGAAGCTTTAGAATATTTAAATAACAATGGTTACGAGATAAAATATCGTTCATCTTGTAAGGCTGGGCAGTGTGGTAGCTGTGCGGTTACAGTTGACGGTTTGCCAAAATTAGCTTGTAAAACTAAGGTAAAAGAGGATATGAAAATAGAACCTCTTAGAAATTTTGATTTAATTGAAGATTTGGTAGTAAATAGGGAAGAATACTATAAAGCTCAAAAAGAATTTGAAAATTGGATTCATGAAACTTCTGAAGTTGAAGAAGAAAAAATTGAAAAAATTGAAAAAAATAAAGAAAATAACGATAAAAAAGACAATTTAAAAATTCTTAGTGATGAAGATTTATTTAAAAGTATTTCAGATATTGGGAGCGTTAGAAACTGCATTGACTGCATGAGTTGTATGTCTACTTGTCCGGCTCGAATGTATTCTGACTACATGGGACCTACATTTATGCGTTTATTGGCAAGATATGCCAGGGATGCCCGAGATAATAAAGATAGGGTAAAAGAAGCTTTTGAAAAGAATTTATACAACTGCACAACCTGTGGAAGATGTATAAAAGTATGCCCCAACAATATTGATACGGTGCATAATGCCGTTGAAAAATTGAGGGAACTTTCATTTAAAAAAGGCTTATATTTAGAGAATCATCTCGATGTTAGGAAAAATATCACCGAAAATCCTGCTAAAAGAACTGTTACAAAACCTGAAGCTCCAAAAATTGGATTCCTCGAAGATGTGATTAATAATCCTAAAAAATTTAATAATGAATTCACTGAAAAAATTGTTATTGAAAATAAGGATAATATCAATAAAAGCGTTGAATATGTGGCAAAAAACTCAAAAGTTACTGTTGCATTATTTACGGGCTGTTTAATGGACTATAGACTTCAAGAATTGGGAATGTCCGGGATAAGGGTGCTAAATGCTCACGGTATATCTGTAATAATTCCGATTAATCAAGTTTGCTGTGGTTCGCCACTTATAAGAACCGGTCAAACCGATGTAGCAAAAGAATTAAAAAACATAAATCTTGGTATATTCGATAAGTTATTTGCCGATAAATCACTTGATAGCATCGTTACACTATGCGCAGGTTGTGGCAGTACCTTAAAAAACGACTATGGTGAGAAAGAATTCGTAGTAAAAGATATTACGGAGTTACTTGTTGAAAAAGGTCTATTAAATTACAAACCTTGTAAGTTAAAAGTTACATATCACGACCCTTGTCATTTAAAAAGAGGACAGGACATATTCGAACAACCACGTATCATATTAAATAGTATCCCCGAATTAGAGTTCATAGAAATGGAAATTCCCGACCAATGCTGTGGTGCAGGTGGCGGTGTTAGAAGTGGAAAACCTGAAGTAGCCTACAAAATTGGTGAGAAAAAAACAGAAATGATACTAGAAACTAAAGCGGATTACGTAATAACCGTTTGTCCATTCTGTAACTACCATATTGCAGACTGTCTTAGTAAAGTTTCTAATATACCAGTTATGAACATCGTTAAATTACTTGATAAGGTTATTTAA
- the moaC gene encoding cyclic pyranopterin monophosphate synthase MoaC, producing the protein MEQLTHVDENGVKIVDISKKNDVYRECTAKGLIKLKDSTIKAIVKNEIAKGDVLTTAQVAGTMAVKNTSNMIPMCHPVPITSVKVRFDVNEEENTVEATCNVKSTYKTGIEMEALTGVSVALLTVWDMVKAVEKDENGQYPDTNIFNIRVVEKIKRDVE; encoded by the coding sequence ATGGAACAACTTACACATGTTGATGAAAATGGCGTAAAAATTGTAGATATTTCTAAAAAAAATGATGTATATAGGGAATGTACTGCTAAAGGACTTATAAAATTAAAAGATTCTACAATTAAAGCAATTGTAAAAAATGAAATTGCAAAAGGAGATGTTTTAACAACTGCTCAGGTTGCAGGAACAATGGCAGTTAAAAATACGTCAAATATGATTCCAATGTGCCACCCAGTACCCATTACTTCAGTGAAAGTTAGATTTGACGTTAATGAAGAAGAAAATACTGTTGAAGCTACTTGTAATGTAAAAAGCACTTATAAAACAGGTATTGAAATGGAAGCACTTACTGGAGTTAGCGTTGCTCTTTTAACCGTTTGGGACATGGTTAAAGCTGTAGAAAAAGACGAAAATGGTCAATATCCTGATACCAATATTTTTAACATAAGGGTTGTTGAAAAAATTAAAAGAGATGTTGAATAA